A part of Oncorhynchus gorbuscha isolate QuinsamMale2020 ecotype Even-year linkage group LG09, OgorEven_v1.0, whole genome shotgun sequence genomic DNA contains:
- the LOC124044213 gene encoding POU domain, class 2, transcription factor 1-like isoform X2, with the protein MADGGAASQDESSGPDCRMSNASERSKCGMESPSGSGDGNTEIQTNGLDFQRQTLQTTSAITNAHTQALLQQSKSEDSGAIPTSVQQGVLPQAQLMLAGGQIAGLTLSPAQQQLLLQQAQAQLLAAAMQQQSASQQSSTTGASISASAATPITQLPLSQPIQITSIPSGSTHLPGQLSQLGYPYEMATFSSYLPLQQLQQQNLTMPQFVLVQPGHHIATQLQPGQFIISQSPQGQQSLLQGQSLLTQLPQSQANLLQTHPSITLSTQPATPTRTIAATPIQPLAHSQTSPPKRLATPSLEEPSDLEELEQFAKTFKQRRIKLGFTQGDVGLAMGKLYGNDFSQTTISRFEALNLSFKNMCKLKPLLEKWLNDAVYADNLSSDQALSSPSALGSPGLGMEGLNRRRKKRTSIETNIRLALEKRFLEQNQKPTSEEITMIADQLNMEKEVIRVWFCNRRQKEKRINPPSGGYSNTGTGSSPIKTIFTPTIPLVASTASLVTSNTPTTLTVNPVMPLNSTSVSGLTFTGTTIGATTNTASVISMAPMVTAVTSSPSLSPSPTALQATTAETGGTQEHTVVTQAPSSLATTLGTGQVMVAGLGLSAALQGAAQLPTSASFAAMAGLNQGLMASSQFTPGGALLSLAPGGLGGALNPAMLSNSTLATIQGLWSALASGGALPITSLDGSGNLLFANTSAGSTPNLMQPLFLNPQNLSLLTTNPVNLVSAGAAGGGALQVSADHQVTTATVPVPASTITTASRAQ; encoded by the exons ATTGTAGAATGAGTAATGCATCAGAAAGGAGTAAATGTGGAATGGAGAGTCCGAGTGGGAGTGGGGACGGCAACACAG AAATCCAAACGAATGGACTGGACTTTCAGAGGCAGACGCTTCAGACCACAAGCGCAATCACCAACGCTCACACACAGGCTCTCCTCCAACAG TCCAAGTCAGAAGACTCGGGTGCAATTCCGACCTCCGTCCAGCAGGGGGTGCTGCCTCAGGCCCAGCTCATGTTGGCTGGGGGACAGATAGCTGGA TTGACCCTGTCTCCAGCGCagcagcagttgttgttgcaacaggcccaggcccagcTCCTAGCAGCAGCCATGcagcagcagtcagccagccagcagaGCAGCACTACGGGGGCCAGCATCTCTGCCTCTGCAGCCACCCCTATCACACAACTGCCCCTGTCCCAGCCCATCCAGATCACCTCT ATTCCCTCTGGTTCTACCCATCTTCCAGGCCAGCTAAGCCAGCTGGGATACCCCTATGAGATGGCGACCTTCAGCAGTTACCTACCT TTACAACAGCTGCAGCAGCAGAACCTGACCATGCCCCAGTTTGTCCTAGTTCAGCCTGGCCACCACATCGCTACCCAGCTGCAGCCTGGCCAGTTCATCATCTCACAGTCACCACAGGGCCAGCAGA GTCTCCTGCAAGGCCAGAGTCTTCTAACTCAACTACCTCAAAGCCAAGCCAACCTCCTGCAGACTCATCCCAGCATCACGCTCtccacacag CCAGCGACTCCAACCCGCACGATAGCAGCCACGCCCATCCAGCCTCTGGCCCACAGCCAGACCTCGCCCCCTAAACGCCTGGCCACGCCCAGTCTGGAGGAGCCCAGTGACCTGGAGGAGCTAGAACAGTTTGCCAAGACCTTCAAACAGAGACGCATCAAACTGGGCttcacacag ggAGATGTTGGCCTGGCTATGGGCAAGCTGTACGGTAACGACTTCAGCCAGACCACCATCTCCCGTTTCGAGGCCTTGAACCTGAGTTTTAAGAACATGTGCAAGCTGAAGCCACTGCTGGAGAAGTGGCTCAACGATGCAG TTTATGCAGACAATCTGTCGTCTGACCAGGCCCTGTCCAGCCCCAGTGCCCTGGGCTCCCCTGGCCTGGGTATGGAGGGGCTGAACCGCCGACGCAAGAAGAGGACCAGCATCGAGACCAACATCCGTTTGGCCTTAGAAAAGAGATTTCTGGAA CAGAACCAAAAACCTACCTCTGAGGAGATAACCATGATCGCCGACCAGCTCAACATGGAGAAGGAGGTGATCCGGGTGTGGTTCTGTAACCGCcggcagaaagagaagaggatcAACCCCCCTAGCGGTGGATATAGCAACACCGGGACAGGAAGTAGCCCCATCAAAACCATCTTCACCCCTACGATCCCTCTG GTGGCCAGTACGGCCAGCCTTGTGACCAGTAACACACCGACCACACTGACTGTAAACCCAGTGATGCCTCTCAACAGCACCAGCGTGTCTGGCCTGACCTTCACAG GCACGACCATAGGAGCGACCACAAACACGGCGTCTGTCATCTCCATGGCACCCATGGTTACTGCGGTGACCAGCTCCCCATCGCTAAGCCCCTCCCCCACGGCCCTCCAGGCCACGACGGCGGAGACCGGCGGAACCCAGGAGCACACGGTGGTCACGCAGGCACCGTCGTCCCTAGCGACCACTCTGGGGACGGGTCAGGTGATGGTGGCTGGACTGGGCCTGTCGGCCGCCCTGCAAGGCGCCGCCCAGTTACCCACCAGCGCTAGTTTCGCCGCCATGGCCGGGCTTAACCAAGGACTTATGGCGTCGTCGCAGTTCACTCCTGG gggGGCCTTGCTGAGCTTGGCTCCAGGGGGGCTGGGAGGGGCTCTGAACCCCGCCATGTTGAGCAACAGCACCCTGGCCACCATCCAAGGTCTGTGGAGCG CTCTGGCATCAGGCGGTGCTCTCCCCATCACCTCGCTGGATGGGAGCGGTAACCTGCTGTTCGCCAACACCTCCGCCGGCAGCACCCCCAACCTGATGCAACCCCTCTTCCTGAACCCCCAGAACCTGTCCCTGCTCACCACCAACCCTGTCAATCTGGTGTCAGCTGGAGCTGCTGGGGGAGGGGCCCTGCAGGTCTCAGCTGACCACCAGGTCACCACGGCGACTGTACCAGTTCCCGCCTCCACCATCACCACTGCCTCCAGGGCCCAGTGA
- the LOC124044213 gene encoding POU domain, class 2, transcription factor 1-like isoform X10: MADGGAASQDESSGPDCRMSNASERSKCGMESPSGSGDGNTEIQTNGLDFQRQTLQTTSAITNAHTQALLQQSKSEDSGAIPTSVQQGVLPQAQLMLAGGQIAGLTLSPAQQQLLLQQAQAQLLAAAMQQQSASQQSSTTGASISASAATPITQLPLSQPIQITSLQQLQQQNLTMPQFVLVQPGHHIATQLQPGQFIISQSPQGQQSLLQGQSLLTQLPQSQANLLQTHPSITLSTQPATPTRTIAATPIQPLAHSQTSPPKRLATPSLEEPSDLEELEQFAKTFKQRRIKLGFTQGDVGLAMGKLYGNDFSQTTISRFEALNLSFKNMCKLKPLLEKWLNDAVYADNLSSDQALSSPSALGSPGLGMEGLNRRRKKRTSIETNIRLALEKRFLEQNQKPTSEEITMIADQLNMEKEVIRVWFCNRRQKEKRINPPSGGYSNTGTGSSPIKTIFTPTIPLVASTASLVTSNTPTTLTVNPVMPLNSTSVSGLTFTGTTIGATTNTASVISMAPMVTAVTSSPSLSPSPTALQATTAETGGTQEHTVVTQAPSSLATTLGTGQVMVAGLGLSAALQGAAQLPTSASFAAMAGLNQGLMASSQFTPGGALLSLAPGGLGGALNPAMLSNSTLATIQGLWSALASGGALPITSLDGSGNLLFANTSAGSTPNLMQPLFLNPQNLSLLTTNPVNLVSAGAAGGGALQVSADHQVTTATVPVPASTITTASRAQ, translated from the exons ATTGTAGAATGAGTAATGCATCAGAAAGGAGTAAATGTGGAATGGAGAGTCCGAGTGGGAGTGGGGACGGCAACACAG AAATCCAAACGAATGGACTGGACTTTCAGAGGCAGACGCTTCAGACCACAAGCGCAATCACCAACGCTCACACACAGGCTCTCCTCCAACAG TCCAAGTCAGAAGACTCGGGTGCAATTCCGACCTCCGTCCAGCAGGGGGTGCTGCCTCAGGCCCAGCTCATGTTGGCTGGGGGACAGATAGCTGGA TTGACCCTGTCTCCAGCGCagcagcagttgttgttgcaacaggcccaggcccagcTCCTAGCAGCAGCCATGcagcagcagtcagccagccagcagaGCAGCACTACGGGGGCCAGCATCTCTGCCTCTGCAGCCACCCCTATCACACAACTGCCCCTGTCCCAGCCCATCCAGATCACCTCT TTACAACAGCTGCAGCAGCAGAACCTGACCATGCCCCAGTTTGTCCTAGTTCAGCCTGGCCACCACATCGCTACCCAGCTGCAGCCTGGCCAGTTCATCATCTCACAGTCACCACAGGGCCAGCAGA GTCTCCTGCAAGGCCAGAGTCTTCTAACTCAACTACCTCAAAGCCAAGCCAACCTCCTGCAGACTCATCCCAGCATCACGCTCtccacacag CCAGCGACTCCAACCCGCACGATAGCAGCCACGCCCATCCAGCCTCTGGCCCACAGCCAGACCTCGCCCCCTAAACGCCTGGCCACGCCCAGTCTGGAGGAGCCCAGTGACCTGGAGGAGCTAGAACAGTTTGCCAAGACCTTCAAACAGAGACGCATCAAACTGGGCttcacacag ggAGATGTTGGCCTGGCTATGGGCAAGCTGTACGGTAACGACTTCAGCCAGACCACCATCTCCCGTTTCGAGGCCTTGAACCTGAGTTTTAAGAACATGTGCAAGCTGAAGCCACTGCTGGAGAAGTGGCTCAACGATGCAG TTTATGCAGACAATCTGTCGTCTGACCAGGCCCTGTCCAGCCCCAGTGCCCTGGGCTCCCCTGGCCTGGGTATGGAGGGGCTGAACCGCCGACGCAAGAAGAGGACCAGCATCGAGACCAACATCCGTTTGGCCTTAGAAAAGAGATTTCTGGAA CAGAACCAAAAACCTACCTCTGAGGAGATAACCATGATCGCCGACCAGCTCAACATGGAGAAGGAGGTGATCCGGGTGTGGTTCTGTAACCGCcggcagaaagagaagaggatcAACCCCCCTAGCGGTGGATATAGCAACACCGGGACAGGAAGTAGCCCCATCAAAACCATCTTCACCCCTACGATCCCTCTG GTGGCCAGTACGGCCAGCCTTGTGACCAGTAACACACCGACCACACTGACTGTAAACCCAGTGATGCCTCTCAACAGCACCAGCGTGTCTGGCCTGACCTTCACAG GCACGACCATAGGAGCGACCACAAACACGGCGTCTGTCATCTCCATGGCACCCATGGTTACTGCGGTGACCAGCTCCCCATCGCTAAGCCCCTCCCCCACGGCCCTCCAGGCCACGACGGCGGAGACCGGCGGAACCCAGGAGCACACGGTGGTCACGCAGGCACCGTCGTCCCTAGCGACCACTCTGGGGACGGGTCAGGTGATGGTGGCTGGACTGGGCCTGTCGGCCGCCCTGCAAGGCGCCGCCCAGTTACCCACCAGCGCTAGTTTCGCCGCCATGGCCGGGCTTAACCAAGGACTTATGGCGTCGTCGCAGTTCACTCCTGG gggGGCCTTGCTGAGCTTGGCTCCAGGGGGGCTGGGAGGGGCTCTGAACCCCGCCATGTTGAGCAACAGCACCCTGGCCACCATCCAAGGTCTGTGGAGCG CTCTGGCATCAGGCGGTGCTCTCCCCATCACCTCGCTGGATGGGAGCGGTAACCTGCTGTTCGCCAACACCTCCGCCGGCAGCACCCCCAACCTGATGCAACCCCTCTTCCTGAACCCCCAGAACCTGTCCCTGCTCACCACCAACCCTGTCAATCTGGTGTCAGCTGGAGCTGCTGGGGGAGGGGCCCTGCAGGTCTCAGCTGACCACCAGGTCACCACGGCGACTGTACCAGTTCCCGCCTCCACCATCACCACTGCCTCCAGGGCCCAGTGA
- the LOC124044213 gene encoding POU domain, class 2, transcription factor 1-like isoform X13, whose amino-acid sequence MADGGAASQDESSGPDCRMSNASERSKCGMESPSGSGDGNTEIQTNGLDFQRQTLQTTSAITNAHTQALLQQLTLSPAQQQLLLQQAQAQLLAAAMQQQSASQQSSTTGASISASAATPITQLPLSQPIQITSLQQLQQQNLTMPQFVLVQPGHHIATQLQPGQFIISQSPQGQQSLLQGQSLLTQLPQSQANLLQTHPSITLSTQPATPTRTIAATPIQPLAHSQTSPPKRLATPSLEEPSDLEELEQFAKTFKQRRIKLGFTQGDVGLAMGKLYGNDFSQTTISRFEALNLSFKNMCKLKPLLEKWLNDADNLSSDQALSSPSALGSPGLGMEGLNRRRKKRTSIETNIRLALEKRFLEQNQKPTSEEITMIADQLNMEKEVIRVWFCNRRQKEKRINPPSGGYSNTGTGSSPIKTIFTPTIPLVASTASLVTSNTPTTLTVNPVMPLNSTSVSGLTFTGTTIGATTNTASVISMAPMVTAVTSSPSLSPSPTALQATTAETGGTQEHTVVTQAPSSLATTLGTGQVMVAGLGLSAALQGAAQLPTSASFAAMAGLNQGLMASSQFTPGGALLSLAPGGLGGALNPAMLSNSTLATIQGLWSALASGGALPITSLDGSGNLLFANTSAGSTPNLMQPLFLNPQNLSLLTTNPVNLVSAGAAGGGALQVSADHQVTTATVPVPASTITTASRAQ is encoded by the exons ATTGTAGAATGAGTAATGCATCAGAAAGGAGTAAATGTGGAATGGAGAGTCCGAGTGGGAGTGGGGACGGCAACACAG AAATCCAAACGAATGGACTGGACTTTCAGAGGCAGACGCTTCAGACCACAAGCGCAATCACCAACGCTCACACACAGGCTCTCCTCCAACAG TTGACCCTGTCTCCAGCGCagcagcagttgttgttgcaacaggcccaggcccagcTCCTAGCAGCAGCCATGcagcagcagtcagccagccagcagaGCAGCACTACGGGGGCCAGCATCTCTGCCTCTGCAGCCACCCCTATCACACAACTGCCCCTGTCCCAGCCCATCCAGATCACCTCT TTACAACAGCTGCAGCAGCAGAACCTGACCATGCCCCAGTTTGTCCTAGTTCAGCCTGGCCACCACATCGCTACCCAGCTGCAGCCTGGCCAGTTCATCATCTCACAGTCACCACAGGGCCAGCAGA GTCTCCTGCAAGGCCAGAGTCTTCTAACTCAACTACCTCAAAGCCAAGCCAACCTCCTGCAGACTCATCCCAGCATCACGCTCtccacacag CCAGCGACTCCAACCCGCACGATAGCAGCCACGCCCATCCAGCCTCTGGCCCACAGCCAGACCTCGCCCCCTAAACGCCTGGCCACGCCCAGTCTGGAGGAGCCCAGTGACCTGGAGGAGCTAGAACAGTTTGCCAAGACCTTCAAACAGAGACGCATCAAACTGGGCttcacacag ggAGATGTTGGCCTGGCTATGGGCAAGCTGTACGGTAACGACTTCAGCCAGACCACCATCTCCCGTTTCGAGGCCTTGAACCTGAGTTTTAAGAACATGTGCAAGCTGAAGCCACTGCTGGAGAAGTGGCTCAACGATGCAG ACAATCTGTCGTCTGACCAGGCCCTGTCCAGCCCCAGTGCCCTGGGCTCCCCTGGCCTGGGTATGGAGGGGCTGAACCGCCGACGCAAGAAGAGGACCAGCATCGAGACCAACATCCGTTTGGCCTTAGAAAAGAGATTTCTGGAA CAGAACCAAAAACCTACCTCTGAGGAGATAACCATGATCGCCGACCAGCTCAACATGGAGAAGGAGGTGATCCGGGTGTGGTTCTGTAACCGCcggcagaaagagaagaggatcAACCCCCCTAGCGGTGGATATAGCAACACCGGGACAGGAAGTAGCCCCATCAAAACCATCTTCACCCCTACGATCCCTCTG GTGGCCAGTACGGCCAGCCTTGTGACCAGTAACACACCGACCACACTGACTGTAAACCCAGTGATGCCTCTCAACAGCACCAGCGTGTCTGGCCTGACCTTCACAG GCACGACCATAGGAGCGACCACAAACACGGCGTCTGTCATCTCCATGGCACCCATGGTTACTGCGGTGACCAGCTCCCCATCGCTAAGCCCCTCCCCCACGGCCCTCCAGGCCACGACGGCGGAGACCGGCGGAACCCAGGAGCACACGGTGGTCACGCAGGCACCGTCGTCCCTAGCGACCACTCTGGGGACGGGTCAGGTGATGGTGGCTGGACTGGGCCTGTCGGCCGCCCTGCAAGGCGCCGCCCAGTTACCCACCAGCGCTAGTTTCGCCGCCATGGCCGGGCTTAACCAAGGACTTATGGCGTCGTCGCAGTTCACTCCTGG gggGGCCTTGCTGAGCTTGGCTCCAGGGGGGCTGGGAGGGGCTCTGAACCCCGCCATGTTGAGCAACAGCACCCTGGCCACCATCCAAGGTCTGTGGAGCG CTCTGGCATCAGGCGGTGCTCTCCCCATCACCTCGCTGGATGGGAGCGGTAACCTGCTGTTCGCCAACACCTCCGCCGGCAGCACCCCCAACCTGATGCAACCCCTCTTCCTGAACCCCCAGAACCTGTCCCTGCTCACCACCAACCCTGTCAATCTGGTGTCAGCTGGAGCTGCTGGGGGAGGGGCCCTGCAGGTCTCAGCTGACCACCAGGTCACCACGGCGACTGTACCAGTTCCCGCCTCCACCATCACCACTGCCTCCAGGGCCCAGTGA
- the LOC124044213 gene encoding POU domain, class 2, transcription factor 1-like isoform X14 has product MADGGAASQDESSGPDCRMSNASERSKCGMESPSGSGDGNTEIQTNGLDFQRQTLQTTSAITNAHTQALLQQLTLSPAQQQLLLQQAQAQLLAAAMQQQSASQQSSTTGASISASAATPITQLPLSQPIQITSQLQQLQQQNLTMPQFVLVQPGHHIATQLQPGQFIISQSPQGQQSLLQGQSLLTQLPQSQANLLQTHPSITLSTQPATPTRTIAATPIQPLAHSQTSPPKRLATPSLEEPSDLEELEQFAKTFKQRRIKLGFTQGDVGLAMGKLYGNDFSQTTISRFEALNLSFKNMCKLKPLLEKWLNDAVYADNLSSDQALSSPSALGSPGLGMEGLNRRRKKRTSIETNIRLALEKRFLEQNQKPTSEEITMIADQLNMEKEVIRVWFCNRRQKEKRINPPSGGYSNTGTGSSPIKTIFTPTIPLVASTASLVTSNTPTTLTVNPVMPLNSTSVSGLTFTGTTIGATTNTASVISMAPMVTAVTSSPSLSPSPTALQATTAETGGTQEHTVVTQAPSSLATTLGTGQVMVAGLGLSAALQGAAQLPTSASFAAMAGLNQGLMASSQFTPGGALLSLAPGGLGGALNPAMLSNSTLATIQALASGGALPITSLDGSGNLLFANTSAGSTPNLMQPLFLNPQNLSLLTTNPVNLVSAGAAGGGALQVSADHQVTTATVPVPASTITTASRAQ; this is encoded by the exons ATTGTAGAATGAGTAATGCATCAGAAAGGAGTAAATGTGGAATGGAGAGTCCGAGTGGGAGTGGGGACGGCAACACAG AAATCCAAACGAATGGACTGGACTTTCAGAGGCAGACGCTTCAGACCACAAGCGCAATCACCAACGCTCACACACAGGCTCTCCTCCAACAG TTGACCCTGTCTCCAGCGCagcagcagttgttgttgcaacaggcccaggcccagcTCCTAGCAGCAGCCATGcagcagcagtcagccagccagcagaGCAGCACTACGGGGGCCAGCATCTCTGCCTCTGCAGCCACCCCTATCACACAACTGCCCCTGTCCCAGCCCATCCAGATCACCTCT CAGTTACAACAGCTGCAGCAGCAGAACCTGACCATGCCCCAGTTTGTCCTAGTTCAGCCTGGCCACCACATCGCTACCCAGCTGCAGCCTGGCCAGTTCATCATCTCACAGTCACCACAGGGCCAGCAGA GTCTCCTGCAAGGCCAGAGTCTTCTAACTCAACTACCTCAAAGCCAAGCCAACCTCCTGCAGACTCATCCCAGCATCACGCTCtccacacag CCAGCGACTCCAACCCGCACGATAGCAGCCACGCCCATCCAGCCTCTGGCCCACAGCCAGACCTCGCCCCCTAAACGCCTGGCCACGCCCAGTCTGGAGGAGCCCAGTGACCTGGAGGAGCTAGAACAGTTTGCCAAGACCTTCAAACAGAGACGCATCAAACTGGGCttcacacag ggAGATGTTGGCCTGGCTATGGGCAAGCTGTACGGTAACGACTTCAGCCAGACCACCATCTCCCGTTTCGAGGCCTTGAACCTGAGTTTTAAGAACATGTGCAAGCTGAAGCCACTGCTGGAGAAGTGGCTCAACGATGCAG TTTATGCAGACAATCTGTCGTCTGACCAGGCCCTGTCCAGCCCCAGTGCCCTGGGCTCCCCTGGCCTGGGTATGGAGGGGCTGAACCGCCGACGCAAGAAGAGGACCAGCATCGAGACCAACATCCGTTTGGCCTTAGAAAAGAGATTTCTGGAA CAGAACCAAAAACCTACCTCTGAGGAGATAACCATGATCGCCGACCAGCTCAACATGGAGAAGGAGGTGATCCGGGTGTGGTTCTGTAACCGCcggcagaaagagaagaggatcAACCCCCCTAGCGGTGGATATAGCAACACCGGGACAGGAAGTAGCCCCATCAAAACCATCTTCACCCCTACGATCCCTCTG GTGGCCAGTACGGCCAGCCTTGTGACCAGTAACACACCGACCACACTGACTGTAAACCCAGTGATGCCTCTCAACAGCACCAGCGTGTCTGGCCTGACCTTCACAG GCACGACCATAGGAGCGACCACAAACACGGCGTCTGTCATCTCCATGGCACCCATGGTTACTGCGGTGACCAGCTCCCCATCGCTAAGCCCCTCCCCCACGGCCCTCCAGGCCACGACGGCGGAGACCGGCGGAACCCAGGAGCACACGGTGGTCACGCAGGCACCGTCGTCCCTAGCGACCACTCTGGGGACGGGTCAGGTGATGGTGGCTGGACTGGGCCTGTCGGCCGCCCTGCAAGGCGCCGCCCAGTTACCCACCAGCGCTAGTTTCGCCGCCATGGCCGGGCTTAACCAAGGACTTATGGCGTCGTCGCAGTTCACTCCTGG gggGGCCTTGCTGAGCTTGGCTCCAGGGGGGCTGGGAGGGGCTCTGAACCCCGCCATGTTGAGCAACAGCACCCTGGCCACCATCCAAG CTCTGGCATCAGGCGGTGCTCTCCCCATCACCTCGCTGGATGGGAGCGGTAACCTGCTGTTCGCCAACACCTCCGCCGGCAGCACCCCCAACCTGATGCAACCCCTCTTCCTGAACCCCCAGAACCTGTCCCTGCTCACCACCAACCCTGTCAATCTGGTGTCAGCTGGAGCTGCTGGGGGAGGGGCCCTGCAGGTCTCAGCTGACCACCAGGTCACCACGGCGACTGTACCAGTTCCCGCCTCCACCATCACCACTGCCTCCAGGGCCCAGTGA
- the LOC124044213 gene encoding POU domain, class 2, transcription factor 1-like isoform X12, with amino-acid sequence MADGGAASQDESSGPDCRMSNASERSKCGMESPSGSGDGNTEIQTNGLDFQRQTLQTTSAITNAHTQALLQQLTLSPAQQQLLLQQAQAQLLAAAMQQQSASQQSSTTGASISASAATPITQLPLSQPIQITSQLQQLQQQNLTMPQFVLVQPGHHIATQLQPGQFIISQSPQGQQSLLQGQSLLTQLPQSQANLLQTHPSITLSTQPATPTRTIAATPIQPLAHSQTSPPKRLATPSLEEPSDLEELEQFAKTFKQRRIKLGFTQGDVGLAMGKLYGNDFSQTTISRFEALNLSFKNMCKLKPLLEKWLNDAVYADNLSSDQALSSPSALGSPGLGMEGLNRRRKKRTSIETNIRLALEKRFLEQNQKPTSEEITMIADQLNMEKEVIRVWFCNRRQKEKRINPPSGGYSNTGTGSSPIKTIFTPTIPLVASTASLVTSNTPTTLTVNPVMPLNSTSVSGLTFTGTTIGATTNTASVISMAPMVTAVTSSPSLSPSPTALQATTAETGGTQEHTVVTQAPSSLATTLGTGQVMVAGLGLSAALQGAAQLPTSASFAAMAGLNQGLMASSQFTPGGALLSLAPGGLGGALNPAMLSNSTLATIQGLWSALASGGALPITSLDGSGNLLFANTSAGSTPNLMQPLFLNPQNLSLLTTNPVNLVSAGAAGGGALQVSADHQVTTATVPVPASTITTASRAQ; translated from the exons ATTGTAGAATGAGTAATGCATCAGAAAGGAGTAAATGTGGAATGGAGAGTCCGAGTGGGAGTGGGGACGGCAACACAG AAATCCAAACGAATGGACTGGACTTTCAGAGGCAGACGCTTCAGACCACAAGCGCAATCACCAACGCTCACACACAGGCTCTCCTCCAACAG TTGACCCTGTCTCCAGCGCagcagcagttgttgttgcaacaggcccaggcccagcTCCTAGCAGCAGCCATGcagcagcagtcagccagccagcagaGCAGCACTACGGGGGCCAGCATCTCTGCCTCTGCAGCCACCCCTATCACACAACTGCCCCTGTCCCAGCCCATCCAGATCACCTCT CAGTTACAACAGCTGCAGCAGCAGAACCTGACCATGCCCCAGTTTGTCCTAGTTCAGCCTGGCCACCACATCGCTACCCAGCTGCAGCCTGGCCAGTTCATCATCTCACAGTCACCACAGGGCCAGCAGA GTCTCCTGCAAGGCCAGAGTCTTCTAACTCAACTACCTCAAAGCCAAGCCAACCTCCTGCAGACTCATCCCAGCATCACGCTCtccacacag CCAGCGACTCCAACCCGCACGATAGCAGCCACGCCCATCCAGCCTCTGGCCCACAGCCAGACCTCGCCCCCTAAACGCCTGGCCACGCCCAGTCTGGAGGAGCCCAGTGACCTGGAGGAGCTAGAACAGTTTGCCAAGACCTTCAAACAGAGACGCATCAAACTGGGCttcacacag ggAGATGTTGGCCTGGCTATGGGCAAGCTGTACGGTAACGACTTCAGCCAGACCACCATCTCCCGTTTCGAGGCCTTGAACCTGAGTTTTAAGAACATGTGCAAGCTGAAGCCACTGCTGGAGAAGTGGCTCAACGATGCAG TTTATGCAGACAATCTGTCGTCTGACCAGGCCCTGTCCAGCCCCAGTGCCCTGGGCTCCCCTGGCCTGGGTATGGAGGGGCTGAACCGCCGACGCAAGAAGAGGACCAGCATCGAGACCAACATCCGTTTGGCCTTAGAAAAGAGATTTCTGGAA CAGAACCAAAAACCTACCTCTGAGGAGATAACCATGATCGCCGACCAGCTCAACATGGAGAAGGAGGTGATCCGGGTGTGGTTCTGTAACCGCcggcagaaagagaagaggatcAACCCCCCTAGCGGTGGATATAGCAACACCGGGACAGGAAGTAGCCCCATCAAAACCATCTTCACCCCTACGATCCCTCTG GTGGCCAGTACGGCCAGCCTTGTGACCAGTAACACACCGACCACACTGACTGTAAACCCAGTGATGCCTCTCAACAGCACCAGCGTGTCTGGCCTGACCTTCACAG GCACGACCATAGGAGCGACCACAAACACGGCGTCTGTCATCTCCATGGCACCCATGGTTACTGCGGTGACCAGCTCCCCATCGCTAAGCCCCTCCCCCACGGCCCTCCAGGCCACGACGGCGGAGACCGGCGGAACCCAGGAGCACACGGTGGTCACGCAGGCACCGTCGTCCCTAGCGACCACTCTGGGGACGGGTCAGGTGATGGTGGCTGGACTGGGCCTGTCGGCCGCCCTGCAAGGCGCCGCCCAGTTACCCACCAGCGCTAGTTTCGCCGCCATGGCCGGGCTTAACCAAGGACTTATGGCGTCGTCGCAGTTCACTCCTGG gggGGCCTTGCTGAGCTTGGCTCCAGGGGGGCTGGGAGGGGCTCTGAACCCCGCCATGTTGAGCAACAGCACCCTGGCCACCATCCAAGGTCTGTGGAGCG CTCTGGCATCAGGCGGTGCTCTCCCCATCACCTCGCTGGATGGGAGCGGTAACCTGCTGTTCGCCAACACCTCCGCCGGCAGCACCCCCAACCTGATGCAACCCCTCTTCCTGAACCCCCAGAACCTGTCCCTGCTCACCACCAACCCTGTCAATCTGGTGTCAGCTGGAGCTGCTGGGGGAGGGGCCCTGCAGGTCTCAGCTGACCACCAGGTCACCACGGCGACTGTACCAGTTCCCGCCTCCACCATCACCACTGCCTCCAGGGCCCAGTGA